Proteins encoded together in one Catellatospora citrea window:
- a CDS encoding class I SAM-dependent methyltransferase, which yields MTGAGTATPPCRLCAAPLTTTFLDLGMSPLCENFLRADQLDAGETFYPLHVRICDECLLVQLPAYVGGEEIFSDYAYFSSYSQSWVEHARGYAHRMVAELGLGPDSLVTEVASNDGYLLRHFVDAGVPVLGVEPAANVGAVARAAGVRTETRFLGAESGAELAERYGRADLVVANNVYAHIPDLIGFTAGLAALVKPDGLVTLEFQHLMRLIERNQYDTVYHEHYHYLTLLTAQRALATAGLTVVHVEELPSHGGSLRVFARPAGAPEAAVKELLDAEAAAGLHSVAGHRGFAESVFQVKRDLVDFLHQARAEGRRVVGYGAPGKGNTLLNHCAVRADLLEYTVDRNPHKHGRFLPGTHIPIHHPDRIAADRPDYVLVLPWNLRKEISLQLAHIGDWGGRLVFPIPRLEVVTP from the coding sequence ATGACCGGAGCAGGTACAGCCACGCCACCCTGCCGGCTGTGCGCCGCGCCGCTCACCACGACCTTCCTCGACCTGGGCATGTCACCGCTCTGCGAGAACTTCCTGCGCGCCGACCAGCTCGACGCGGGTGAGACGTTCTACCCGCTGCACGTGCGCATCTGTGACGAGTGCCTGCTCGTGCAGCTGCCGGCGTACGTCGGCGGCGAGGAGATCTTCAGCGACTACGCGTACTTCTCGTCGTACTCCCAGTCCTGGGTGGAGCACGCGCGCGGGTATGCCCACCGCATGGTCGCCGAGCTGGGGTTGGGCCCGGACAGCCTGGTCACGGAGGTGGCCAGCAACGACGGCTACCTGCTGCGGCACTTCGTGGACGCCGGGGTGCCCGTGCTCGGCGTGGAGCCCGCGGCCAACGTCGGGGCCGTCGCGCGGGCCGCGGGTGTCCGCACCGAGACGCGATTCCTCGGCGCGGAGTCCGGGGCGGAGCTGGCCGAGCGGTACGGCCGCGCGGACCTGGTGGTCGCCAACAACGTGTACGCCCACATCCCGGACCTGATCGGTTTCACCGCCGGGCTGGCCGCGCTCGTCAAGCCCGACGGCCTGGTGACGCTCGAGTTCCAGCACCTGATGCGGCTGATCGAGCGCAACCAGTACGACACCGTCTACCACGAGCACTACCACTACCTGACGCTGCTCACCGCCCAACGGGCGCTGGCCACCGCCGGCCTGACCGTGGTGCACGTCGAGGAGCTGCCCAGCCACGGCGGCTCGCTGCGGGTGTTCGCGCGGCCGGCGGGGGCGCCCGAGGCCGCCGTCAAGGAACTGCTGGACGCCGAGGCCGCAGCCGGCCTGCACTCCGTGGCCGGTCACCGGGGTTTCGCGGAGTCGGTCTTCCAGGTGAAGCGGGACCTGGTGGACTTCCTGCACCAGGCACGCGCCGAGGGCAGGCGGGTGGTGGGCTACGGCGCGCCCGGCAAGGGCAACACGCTGCTCAACCACTGTGCCGTCCGCGCCGACCTGCTCGAGTACACGGTGGACCGCAACCCGCACAAGCACGGCCGGTTCCTGCCCGGCACGCACATCCCGATCCACCACCCGGACCGGATCGCGGCGGACAGACCGGACTACGTCCTCGTGCTGCCGTGGAACCTGCGCAAGGAGATCAGTTTGCAGCTCGCCCATATCGGCGACTGGGGCGGCCGGCTGGTCTTCCCCATCCCCCGGCTGGAGGTCGTGACGCCGTGA
- a CDS encoding glucose-1-phosphate cytidylyltransferase: MKVVLFCGGFGLRMREGQGSAPKPMSMIGDRPLLWHVMRYYAHFGHNDFILCLGYGANAVKDYFLRYDETLSNDFTLANGGRDLRLHSTDIADWKITFIDTGLTATIGERLMRVQSQLDGETTFLANYADTLTDAPLPALIERFERSDATVSVLAVPPDSTHHVMDIRPEGTVTGVRELREGQWENGGYFIMRPGVFDTLRAGEDLVPQAFHRLIERRALLAQPYEGFWRAADTFKDRAELEDMFQRGNCPWMLWDPLRSGGQRLT; encoded by the coding sequence GTGAAGGTCGTGCTGTTCTGCGGAGGCTTCGGCCTGCGGATGCGGGAGGGGCAGGGCAGCGCGCCCAAGCCGATGTCGATGATCGGTGACCGGCCGCTGCTGTGGCACGTCATGCGCTACTACGCCCACTTCGGCCACAACGACTTCATCCTGTGCCTCGGCTACGGCGCGAACGCGGTGAAGGACTACTTCCTGCGGTACGACGAGACGCTCAGCAACGACTTCACGCTCGCCAACGGCGGTCGCGACCTGCGCCTGCACTCGACCGACATCGCCGACTGGAAGATCACGTTCATCGACACCGGGCTGACCGCCACCATCGGCGAGCGGCTCATGCGCGTGCAGTCGCAGCTCGACGGCGAGACGACCTTCCTGGCCAACTATGCCGACACGCTCACCGACGCGCCGCTGCCGGCGCTGATCGAGCGGTTCGAGCGCAGTGACGCGACGGTGAGCGTGCTCGCCGTGCCCCCCGACTCCACCCACCACGTCATGGACATCCGCCCCGAGGGCACCGTCACCGGCGTACGGGAGCTGCGCGAAGGCCAGTGGGAGAACGGCGGGTACTTCATCATGCGGCCGGGCGTGTTCGACACGCTGCGCGCCGGCGAGGATCTGGTGCCGCAGGCGTTCCACCGGCTCATCGAACGCCGTGCCCTGCTGGCCCAGCCGTACGAGGGCTTCTGGCGCGCCGCCGACACCTTCAAGGACCGCGCCGAGCTGGAGGACATGTTCCAGCGCGGCAACTGCCCGTGGATGCTGTGGGATCCGCTGCGCAGCGGCGGACAGCGGCTCACCTGA